The window AAAGCACAACACAGAAGGTACTTTCCTCTACACTGGATACACCTTGTTTTCTTGTACAAGCCCAACATCAATTTTGTACTTCTTTGCAGCTCTTAACTTAAAATAATTTTCGGCAAGCTGTGGAAAAAGACAGTATGTCACAACATCTGTGTCATTTTCGATATACTCTTTTATTTTTTCTCTACTGCTCTCAAGCTCAGGCAAAAGCAGGTCGGCTGGCCTTGTTTCAATTTCCTTCTCATCGCCGAGGATCTTTTTCTTTACCTCTTGATTTACCTCAGCAGGAGGCCGTCCATACTCGCCTTTAAAATACGCCTTTGTTTCTTTTGTCACAAGTTTGTATCTCTCACCAGCTATGACATTTAAGACTGCTTGAGTTCCAACAATCTGGCTTGTAGGTGTAACAAGAGGAGGGAAACCAAAATCTTCCCTGACACGCGGCACTTCTTTCAAAACTTCATCAAGCTTGTCTTCCTGCCCTTGTTCCTTTAGCTGAGATATGAGATTAGAAAGCATTCCACCCGGAATCTGATAATGCAAAGCATTAATATCTACAGTCAGCACTTTGGGGTCAAGAAGTCCCTTTTTCAAATACTCTTCGCGAAGTGCTTTAAAATACTCACTTGCCTCATTTATCTTCTTTAAGTCAAGCTTAGGGTCAAAACTTGTACCGGAGAGAGCATATACAATAGATTCAGTTGGCGGCTGAGATGTTCCAAGTGCAAGGGGAGAAAGGGCTGTATCAATACCGTCAACCCCTGCTTCAATTGCTTTTAAGTATGTCATAGAGCCAAATCCTGTTGTGTAATGTGTGTGAAGATGCACTGGGATAGAAAGCTCTTCTTTTAAGGCTTTTACAAGGTTATAAGCGTCAAATGGTGAAAGAAGACCTGCCATATCCTTAATACAAAGCGAATCTGCACCCAAAGCTTCTATCTCCTTCGCAAGCTTTACGTAATTTTCTATTGTATGATAGGGTGATATTGTGTATGAAATTGCAACTTGAGCATGGGCACCTTCACTTTTTGTTGTTTTTAAAGCTACTTCGATGTTTCTGAGGTCGTTAAGAGCATCAAATATTCTAATAATATCAATTCCATAGTAAATAGCCTTTTTAACAAATTCAACTACAACAT is drawn from Caldicellulosiruptor naganoensis and contains these coding sequences:
- a CDS encoding oxaloacetate decarboxylase subunit alpha; amino-acid sequence: MGIKITETILRDAHQSLIATRMTTEQMLNIAPVLDQIGYYSIECWGGATFDACLRFFNEDPWERLKRLKQAFKKTRLQMLLRGQNLVGYRHYPDDVVVEFVKKAIYYGIDIIRIFDALNDLRNIEVALKTTKSEGAHAQVAISYTISPYHTIENYVKLAKEIEALGADSLCIKDMAGLLSPFDAYNLVKALKEELSIPVHLHTHYTTGFGSMTYLKAIEAGVDGIDTALSPLALGTSQPPTESIVYALSGTSFDPKLDLKKINEASEYFKALREEYLKKGLLDPKVLTVDINALHYQIPGGMLSNLISQLKEQGQEDKLDEVLKEVPRVREDFGFPPLVTPTSQIVGTQAVLNVIAGERYKLVTKETKAYFKGEYGRPPAEVNQEVKKKILGDEKEIETRPADLLLPELESSREKIKEYIENDTDVVTYCLFPQLAENYFKLRAAKKYKIDVGLVQENKVYPV